The following are encoded together in the Pedobacter steynii genome:
- a CDS encoding response regulator transcription factor, giving the protein MLKLILTEDHNVVRSGIKRLLEEDQTFTIVAEAINGAQALNHIKNSDSVDLVLTDINMPGMDGIELITEIKTSDPEIKVVVLSGHDDEKYVAQAFQAGASGYLLKNADAEELLFALKHISRGGSYLCTELSMLMLGKALKRINGSISVTETSLDFSSREMEVLELIAEGLTNQEMSDRLFISKRTVEGHRLSLTEKTGCRNTAALIRYAMMHDMLK; this is encoded by the coding sequence ATGTTAAAGCTAATCCTCACCGAAGACCACAACGTTGTCCGTAGCGGCATAAAAAGACTATTAGAAGAAGACCAGACCTTCACTATTGTTGCGGAGGCAATCAATGGTGCACAGGCATTGAATCATATTAAAAATAGCGACTCAGTAGATCTTGTATTGACCGATATTAATATGCCCGGAATGGACGGAATCGAGCTGATCACAGAAATTAAAACCTCTGATCCTGAAATTAAGGTTGTAGTGTTGTCCGGGCACGACGATGAGAAATATGTAGCCCAGGCTTTCCAGGCGGGAGCTTCCGGCTACCTGCTCAAAAATGCAGACGCTGAAGAACTGCTTTTTGCTTTAAAACACATCAGCCGTGGAGGAAGCTACCTTTGCACCGAATTGTCCATGCTAATGCTGGGAAAGGCGTTGAAGAGAATAAATGGTTCTATCTCGGTAACAGAGACGTCACTGGATTTTTCCAGCCGAGAAATGGAGGTATTGGAACTAATTGCGGAAGGATTGACCAATCAGGAAATGTCCGATCGATTGTTCATCAGTAAGCGCACGGTTGAAGGGCACCGCCTGAGTCTCACAGAAAAGACCGGATGTCGAAATACGGCGGCTTTAATCCGGTACGCCATGATGCACGATATGCTTAAATAG
- a CDS encoding NAD(P)/FAD-dependent oxidoreductase has protein sequence MKPTLGRIVIVGGGFAGLNLAKKLARYDHSEIILVDKNNYHFFPPLLYQVSTAFIEASNISYPFRRMFQSKPQFSFHMGSLLGIDLTSNTVHTDHGSLSYDQLVLAMGTETNYFGLENVKINALPMKSIDDALELRNHVLLRLEEAARSEDAREREQLGNIVIAGGGPTGVEIAGMLAEMGGNIVRKDYPTAARKGLGKIYLVDALDRLLAPMSNRSQQEAAKVLNKLGVRILLNTTVKDYIAGEVVFANGETIPCATLIWTSGVIAREVPGIPAEAIGKGRRILVDLFNKVNGLENVFAIGDMCLQLGDPNFPNGHPQLAQVAIQQGALLAKNLLKISQAKPPVPFYYKDKGTMAIIAKFKAVVDLPSGFFKGFFAWLVWLFIHIIPIAGFRNKLKLAFNWFWSFATNDPTLRLIIRPEKIDK, from the coding sequence ATGAAACCTACTTTAGGAAGAATTGTCATTGTCGGCGGAGGCTTTGCAGGATTGAATCTGGCGAAGAAGCTGGCCCGGTATGACCACTCCGAAATAATATTGGTAGATAAAAACAATTATCATTTTTTTCCGCCGCTTCTCTATCAGGTCTCTACAGCTTTTATAGAAGCCTCAAATATCAGTTACCCTTTCCGGCGTATGTTTCAGTCAAAGCCTCAATTTAGTTTTCATATGGGTTCTTTATTAGGAATTGACCTTACATCTAACACGGTACATACTGACCATGGTTCCTTGTCGTATGATCAATTGGTGCTTGCGATGGGTACGGAGACCAATTATTTCGGGTTGGAAAATGTCAAGATCAACGCCTTGCCGATGAAGTCGATTGATGATGCACTGGAACTGCGAAACCATGTACTGCTCCGTCTGGAGGAAGCTGCACGTAGCGAAGATGCGCGGGAGCGGGAGCAGCTTGGCAACATTGTGATCGCTGGTGGCGGTCCTACAGGGGTGGAGATCGCTGGGATGCTGGCAGAAATGGGTGGAAATATTGTGAGAAAGGATTACCCGACGGCAGCAAGAAAGGGGTTGGGTAAAATTTACCTGGTGGATGCGCTGGACCGCCTGCTGGCACCGATGAGTAATAGGTCTCAGCAGGAAGCAGCCAAAGTGCTAAACAAGTTGGGAGTTCGGATTCTGCTGAACACGACGGTCAAAGATTATATCGCTGGTGAGGTCGTTTTTGCTAATGGAGAAACTATCCCCTGCGCTACGCTGATCTGGACCTCGGGAGTGATTGCAAGGGAGGTGCCGGGTATACCGGCTGAAGCGATCGGCAAGGGAAGAAGAATATTGGTTGATCTGTTTAACAAGGTCAATGGACTTGAAAATGTCTTTGCGATAGGTGATATGTGTTTGCAATTGGGTGATCCTAATTTCCCGAATGGACATCCTCAGCTGGCGCAGGTAGCCATTCAACAGGGAGCGTTATTGGCCAAAAATCTTTTAAAGATCTCGCAAGCGAAACCTCCTGTCCCTTTTTATTATAAGGATAAGGGGACCATGGCAATTATAGCTAAGTTCAAAGCCGTGGTGGATTTGCCCAGCGGTTTTTTCAAAGGTTTTTTTGCGTGGCTGGTATGGCTGTTTATTCACATTATTCCTATCGCTGGATTCAGGAATAAGCTGAAGCTTGCCTTTAATTGGTTTTGGAGCTTTGCAACAAATGATCCAACACTGCGCCTGATCATCCGCCCCGAAAAAATTGATAAGTAA